CGTCAAGAGCCTGAGCGAGGATGGATCTTTTGGAATCTCGCAAGCCTCGATCGTCGATACCGACGAGAAGCTGGCGGAGCGTATCGCCTTCGTTCACGACCGGCTGAAGACCGCCGCCATCGCCGAGCAGTACATCGAGGGGCGCGAACTCTATGTCGGTGTGCTCGGCAACAACCGGCTGCGGGCGCTGCCGGTGTGGGAATTGAAATTCGGCAACTTGGGCGGCGAAGGGGCGCGGCAAATCGCTACCGAGAAAGCCAAACACGATCCGAGCTATCAGGAACGCGTCGGCATCGTGGATGGGCCGGCCAAGGACCTGGCACCGGAGCTGGCTGATCGTATTCAGCGAACCGCGAAACGCATCTACAAGACACTGGGGCTCGATGGCTACGCGCGCATCGATTTTCGCCTGTCGGCGGATGGCACGCCGTATTTCATCGAAGCCAATCCCAATCCCGAAATAGCGAAGAGCCAGGAGTTCGCCACCGCCGCCAAGCACGACGGAATTGAATATCCGGACCTGCTGCATCGCATCCTGACGCTCGGAATAAGCCGGGCAAAGGCGGGAGCCTCGGTAGGCTAAAGGCGTTGCAGTCAGGACGGCTGCTATTGTCTGGCGGACGTCGGCGATGCTCATCGCCTGAAGACAACGCTACAGCATCTCGTAAACCGCCGCGATCGCGTTGGCCTCGGCATCCAGGCTGAATTTTTCGAGCACCCTCGCCCGTGCCCGTTCTCCCATCGCCGTCGCCGCTGCCGGATTGCGCATCAACGGCTCAAGTGCCGCGACCAGCGCATCGACATCGCCTGGTGGTGTCAGCACGCCGGTCACGCCGTCCTCGACCACGAATTCGGCGGCGCCCGCGCGCGCCGCGACCAATGCGGCACCTGACGCCATCGCCTCGATCAGCGTCAGGCCAAAGCCCTCGTTGCGCGAGGTGAAGGCGTAGATCGTCAGCCGCTGGTACCAACGCTGCACTTCCTCATTCGCAAGTTCGCCCGTGATGACGATGCGCGAAGACAGGCCGGCGGCCTCGATCTGTCGCTTCAGTCCATCGGCAAACCCCTGCTGCTCCGGTACGATGGCGCCGACGATGACCGCCGTAAAATCCGGATAGCGCGGCAGCAGCCGGCACATCGCCTCGACGAACACGTCGGTGCCCTTTTGCGCGCGCACCCGGCCGAAGCAGCCGATCGCGTAGCGACCGGGCAGTTTCGCCTCGGCAAACGCCGCCACACGATCGGCCGGCGGCGCATAGAGATCCGCGTCCACGCCGTGCATCACGACCGTGGCCTTACGCTTCAGATACGACGCCGAAAAATCCGAAGTCGCGATCACGGCGTCCATCTGCCGGATCAGCCAGCGCGTCAGCCGCTGGTGATGGCGCTGCGCCGCCGAGGTGAACACCAGCTTTAGCGGCCAGCCGAGTGTACGCAGCAACAGCCCTGCGATCATCTCGTCGTTGCGCCGCGCGTGCCAGATCAGCGGCGCGCGGCGGCGCCAAAGTTTTGCGAGATCGCCAACTCCCATCCGCGCGATGCCGTCGGGCGCATGCGGACCGAACCAGGCAGCGCGATACATCCGGGCCAGCCGCGGCGCCACCATCCGGTTGGTCGCGGTAACGCCGGAATAGCGCCTGTGCAGATTCGGCACGATCAGCTGGAGATCGTCGGTGGAATTGCTCTCGATCGGCACGTCGGGCTCCGTTTCGAGAAGTTCCTATACGCAACATTAAGCATAGTGGCCAGTTCAGCGGCACCGAAAGATACTCTTCACCGCACCGGCGATAGCATCACCCCTTAACTTAAGAGCGCATGATCTCTTTCGCCAAACCGCCCACACTTTGGCGGATCATGCGCCGGGAGAGGGTGTGCCCATGACCGTGCTTGTCACCGGTGGCGCCGGCTATATCGGCAGTCATATGGTTCATGCGCTGGCCGAAGCCGGCGAAAGCGTCGTCGTGATCGACAACCTGTCCACCGGATTTTCCAACTTCCTGCCCGAAGGCGTGCCGCTGTTCATCGGCGATGCCGGCGACGAGAACCTGGTCGAGGGCGTGATCGCCCAGCATGGCGTCGAGAGCATCATCCACTTCGCCGGCTCCGTGGTGGTGCCGGATTCGATGCGCGATCCGCTCGGCTACTATCGCAACAACACCATGACGACCCGCAGCCTGCTGAACGCTGCGGTCAAGGGCAGCGTCAAGCGTTTCATCTTCTCGTCGACCGCGGCCGTCTACGGCAATCCGGACCAGATGCCGGTGCCCGAGCACGCCCCAACGCGGCCGATGTCGCCTTACGGCTCGTCAAAACTGATGACCGAAATCATGCTGCACGATGTCGCCGCAGCCCACGACATGGAACATGTCGTGCTGCGCTACTTTAACGTCGCCGGCGCCGACCCGTTAGGACGCGTCGGGCTCGCCACCGTCGGCGCGACGCATCTGCTGAAGATCGCGGTCGAGGCCGCCACCGGCCAGCGCGCCAAAATCGACGTCTTCGGA
The Bradyrhizobium sp. KBS0727 genome window above contains:
- a CDS encoding ATP-grasp domain-containing protein — encoded protein: MRRLRVLVLMHPDFMPPDSIDGYTAQEINAWKTEFDVVSTLRAAGHDVRPLGVQEEIKPVRVAIEEFKPHVVYTLLEEFHYTSGYDQHIASFLELMKVPYTGCNPRGLILARGKDLSKTLAHYRRIATPAFAVFPMHRKVKRPSRLALPLIVKSLSEDGSFGISQASIVDTDEKLAERIAFVHDRLKTAAIAEQYIEGRELYVGVLGNNRLRALPVWELKFGNLGGEGARQIATEKAKHDPSYQERVGIVDGPAKDLAPELADRIQRTAKRIYKTLGLDGYARIDFRLSADGTPYFIEANPNPEIAKSQEFATAAKHDGIEYPDLLHRILTLGISRAKAGASVG
- a CDS encoding glycosyltransferase family 4 protein, translating into MPIESNSTDDLQLIVPNLHRRYSGVTATNRMVAPRLARMYRAAWFGPHAPDGIARMGVGDLAKLWRRRAPLIWHARRNDEMIAGLLLRTLGWPLKLVFTSAAQRHHQRLTRWLIRQMDAVIATSDFSASYLKRKATVVMHGVDADLYAPPADRVAAFAEAKLPGRYAIGCFGRVRAQKGTDVFVEAMCRLLPRYPDFTAVIVGAIVPEQQGFADGLKRQIEAAGLSSRIVITGELANEEVQRWYQRLTIYAFTSRNEGFGLTLIEAMASGAALVAARAGAAEFVVEDGVTGVLTPPGDVDALVAALEPLMRNPAAATAMGERARARVLEKFSLDAEANAIAAVYEML
- the galE gene encoding UDP-glucose 4-epimerase GalE; amino-acid sequence: MTVLVTGGAGYIGSHMVHALAEAGESVVVIDNLSTGFSNFLPEGVPLFIGDAGDENLVEGVIAQHGVESIIHFAGSVVVPDSMRDPLGYYRNNTMTTRSLLNAAVKGSVKRFIFSSTAAVYGNPDQMPVPEHAPTRPMSPYGSSKLMTEIMLHDVAAAHDMEHVVLRYFNVAGADPLGRVGLATVGATHLLKIAVEAATGQRAKIDVFGTDYPTPDGSAIRDFIHVSDLAQAHRAALAYLRGGGSSVTLNCGYGRGYSVLETIEAVRRVSMRNFAVQYAPRRPGDIMTMVADTSRIRSMLDWTPRYDDLETIAAHALAWEEKLFRDRGGLAPQAESA